One genomic window of Leptospira paudalimensis includes the following:
- a CDS encoding FcpA-related putative periplasmic flagellar protein — MVNQRRFFWVLFLLSFQIPLGATDPNKAIETRVESILPTQPDSGSPWGDSSQAISTIPVLDFVDEKNSQKRWSDASKEYSLALEGFETGKKGIDKRREDFKKEVFYEDRYEWQKVTRKENKEKEFQKQLYELRTQTTLRLVKAMNLLDKIENPNVKESDSYTDLKSGIYREYIKHQESFKNYLQVIDFTNRYIEISSKNEMEAEPHRLLALSYEKMEQTALRSKNQELYYEFKELKKKHLLRFAELHYGRESKEYAAIEEKVGKDF, encoded by the coding sequence ATGGTAAACCAACGCCGATTTTTTTGGGTCCTCTTCCTTCTATCCTTCCAAATTCCGCTCGGAGCCACTGATCCAAATAAGGCTATAGAAACAAGGGTTGAATCCATTCTCCCAACCCAACCAGATTCAGGTTCACCCTGGGGAGATTCTTCCCAAGCCATCAGTACCATACCAGTTCTCGACTTTGTCGATGAAAAAAACTCTCAAAAAAGATGGTCTGACGCGAGTAAAGAATACTCACTTGCCTTGGAAGGTTTTGAAACTGGAAAAAAGGGAATCGATAAACGCAGAGAGGATTTTAAAAAAGAAGTATTTTATGAAGATCGTTACGAATGGCAGAAGGTAACACGAAAAGAAAACAAAGAAAAAGAATTTCAAAAACAACTTTATGAACTAAGGACTCAAACAACACTTCGTCTCGTAAAAGCTATGAATTTGTTAGATAAAATCGAAAATCCTAATGTAAAAGAAAGTGACTCCTATACTGATTTAAAATCTGGCATTTACAGAGAATACATCAAACACCAAGAATCTTTTAAAAACTACTTACAGGTCATCGACTTTACAAATCGTTATATTGAAATCTCATCCAAAAATGAAATGGAAGCAGAACCTCACAGACTACTTGCCTTATCCTATGAGAAAATGGAACAAACAGCATTACGTTCAAAAAACCAAGAACTCTATTATGAATTTAAAGAATTAAAGAAAAAACATCTATTACGATTTGCAGAATTGCATTATGGCCGCGAATCAAAAGAATACGCGGCGATTGAGGAAAAAGTCGGAAAGGATTTTTGA
- a CDS encoding methylglyoxal synthase — protein METTKKIVLIAHDNRKEDLLDWVKFNRGTLSKHHLSATGTTGKLIHEQIGLPVFRFISGPLGGDQQIGAKIVEDSIDFMVFFWDPLSAQPHDPDVKALLRIAVLYNIPMACNRSSADFLISSPLMEKEYNRQLIDYGSRIPAKN, from the coding sequence ATGGAAACAACGAAAAAGATCGTTCTCATCGCACATGACAATCGTAAGGAAGATTTACTTGATTGGGTAAAATTCAACCGAGGAACCTTGAGTAAACATCATCTTTCGGCAACAGGGACAACGGGAAAATTGATCCATGAACAAATTGGTTTACCAGTCTTTCGATTCATTTCCGGACCACTTGGTGGAGACCAACAAATTGGTGCGAAAATCGTAGAAGATTCAATAGATTTTATGGTGTTTTTCTGGGATCCACTTTCTGCGCAACCACATGATCCAGATGTGAAAGCTCTATTACGGATTGCTGTATTATATAATATTCCAATGGCATGCAATCGTTCTAGTGCGGATTTTTTGATCTCTTCTCCTCTTATGGAAAAGGAATACAACCGCCAACTAATTGATTATGGTTCGAGAATACCCGCTAAAAATTAA
- a CDS encoding SRPBCC family protein, with protein MDTFIFQSKFQVPIERLFQFHEDPIGFETLMKTNRGIRVIQKPGSIKVGETAILKVPIFPFIYTEWIAKHTKYEKNSLFQDNQEKGPFLKFLHTHRFIKVNENESILSDEIEIDFYLWPISRFFIYPMLYFMFKKRHNLTAKYFSVKPNLIFSGYSRTIIN; from the coding sequence ATGGATACATTTATTTTCCAATCAAAATTCCAAGTGCCGATCGAAAGGTTATTCCAATTCCATGAAGACCCAATTGGTTTTGAAACATTGATGAAAACAAATCGAGGGATCAGAGTGATCCAAAAACCAGGATCTATTAAAGTCGGTGAAACAGCCATTTTAAAAGTTCCGATCTTTCCCTTTATTTATACTGAATGGATCGCAAAACATACCAAATACGAGAAAAATTCCCTTTTCCAGGACAATCAAGAAAAAGGACCATTTCTAAAGTTTTTACACACACATCGGTTTATCAAAGTAAATGAAAACGAATCCATCTTATCAGATGAAATTGAAATTGATTTTTACCTTTGGCCCATCTCCCGATTCTTTATCTACCCAATGTTGTATTTCATGTTTAAAAAACGCCATAACCTAACAGCTAAATATTTTTCAGTCAAACCCAACTTAATTTTTAGCGGGTATTCTCGAACCATAATCAATTAG
- a CDS encoding tetratricopeptide repeat protein: protein MFQNLDKHTKKYFVFGILFFFTQFVFAEPSALEDIAEAKIFQSNNNCRKAIPLYQSALQKNRNSIDAKLGIADCSFLLGSYKESKKFYLDILQRDSKYIPAVTGLSEIYLLDSEFKSIYELIQPLLTEFPNHTGLRITEAKTLLKQGKTDSALYKIKTLSDKIGEPSDLLRMLAELYFSKKQFENALDTIDSYTKKEPNDPSGFSFKAKVLLYENYFQPRALVSILPNVKESLENALNLDDKNEEARFYFVYHDLILANANNDKDLKTKAFKRIYELAREFPENQLYHSIEANLAWELGENKFASYHYRRALALDDLDEILRFEAEEYVISSEKEESKLRRELGDYRRDRYYAEKHSLYHKSSLFHLFRARDLSAQTPVIRKELLDFYNLSGDSVKYTNLLLRLREEDPNSFKLQNKLEFVIKNLKDSIEFKEGYIQIDPNSVSDLSVRFSPEVYVFDLESVSPFPYHLQAGRLFAEVLRYQLKNMLSVRVVEGSEFKSIRNLLKESSYHPFSQTIPFSIDNLHHLDSKRRNATKIRYVVHGKYQIENGDIKFDISVYDRNQLKDIVNWKTNQRGRDSLPTIVHRIAERIKSTLPIEGKILKVKKDEVIVSIGKDDGLKLDSKPVFQRRGKTLFEGEIISLGKSISNIKPKQRGWEKELATGDDVVLKTD, encoded by the coding sequence TTGTTCCAGAACCTCGATAAACATACCAAAAAATACTTTGTATTTGGGATTCTATTTTTTTTCACACAATTTGTTTTTGCAGAACCTAGTGCATTGGAAGACATTGCAGAAGCTAAAATTTTCCAATCAAACAATAATTGTAGAAAAGCCATTCCACTTTACCAATCTGCCTTACAAAAAAACAGAAATTCTATCGATGCAAAGTTAGGAATCGCTGATTGTAGTTTTTTATTGGGATCTTATAAAGAAAGTAAAAAGTTTTACTTAGATATTTTACAAAGAGATTCCAAATACATACCAGCAGTCACAGGTTTATCTGAAATTTATTTATTAGATTCTGAGTTTAAATCGATTTATGAATTAATCCAACCCCTACTCACCGAATTCCCGAATCACACGGGACTAAGGATCACAGAAGCAAAAACACTTTTAAAACAAGGCAAAACAGATTCTGCTCTTTATAAAATCAAAACACTATCAGATAAAATAGGAGAACCTTCTGATTTATTAAGAATGTTAGCTGAGTTGTATTTTTCAAAAAAACAATTCGAAAATGCCTTAGACACCATTGATTCATATACAAAAAAAGAGCCAAATGATCCATCCGGATTCTCCTTTAAAGCAAAAGTTCTTTTATATGAAAATTACTTTCAACCTAGGGCTCTGGTTTCTATTTTACCCAATGTAAAAGAGTCTCTTGAAAATGCGTTAAATTTGGATGATAAAAACGAAGAAGCTAGATTCTATTTTGTATATCATGATTTGATTTTAGCAAATGCAAATAATGACAAAGATTTAAAAACAAAAGCATTCAAACGAATTTACGAACTTGCACGTGAGTTCCCCGAAAATCAACTCTATCATAGCATTGAGGCAAATCTTGCTTGGGAATTGGGTGAAAACAAATTTGCCTCTTACCATTACAGAAGAGCATTAGCACTCGATGATTTAGATGAAATATTGCGTTTTGAAGCAGAAGAGTATGTCATCTCTTCAGAAAAGGAAGAATCCAAACTACGACGAGAGTTGGGAGACTACCGAAGGGATCGTTATTATGCCGAAAAACATTCCTTATACCATAAAAGTAGTTTATTCCATTTATTTAGAGCAAGGGACTTAAGTGCGCAAACACCAGTGATCCGAAAGGAACTATTGGATTTTTATAATTTATCAGGTGATTCCGTAAAATATACAAATCTGCTTTTACGTCTGAGAGAAGAAGATCCAAACTCTTTTAAACTACAAAACAAATTGGAATTTGTGATCAAAAATCTAAAGGATTCGATCGAGTTTAAAGAAGGATACATTCAAATTGATCCAAATTCTGTTTCCGATTTATCGGTTCGGTTTAGTCCAGAAGTTTATGTTTTTGATTTAGAATCAGTGAGTCCATTTCCTTACCACCTCCAAGCCGGTCGCCTTTTTGCAGAAGTTTTAAGATACCAATTAAAGAATATGTTATCAGTAAGAGTGGTTGAAGGAAGTGAATTTAAATCCATTCGAAATTTATTAAAGGAATCTAGTTACCATCCATTTTCACAAACAATTCCTTTTTCCATCGACAATTTACACCACCTGGATTCCAAAAGGCGAAATGCAACTAAGATCCGCTATGTGGTCCATGGAAAATACCAAATCGAGAATGGAGATATCAAATTTGATATTTCAGTTTATGATCGGAATCAACTCAAAGACATCGTCAATTGGAAAACAAACCAAAGAGGAAGAGATAGTTTACCTACTATAGTTCATCGAATTGCCGAACGGATTAAATCTACCTTGCCTATCGAAGGGAAAATTCTAAAGGTAAAAAAAGACGAAGTCATTGTATCTATTGGAAAAGATGACGGCTTAAAATTGGATTCAAAACCAGTATTCCAAAGGAGAGGAAAAACTCTTTTTGAAGGAGAAATCATTTCTTTAGGAAAGTCGATTTCAAACATCAAACCAAAACAACGGGGATGGGAAAAAGAATTGGCTACTGGGGACGATGTGGTGCTAAAAACGGACTAG
- a CDS encoding 6-bladed beta-propeller has product MSHYNGGQRGSFLRKFVSVIFLLVCTQIFPLDFPNFSLGEENAKEEFKRGLTYKNLREYSAAKERFQKAVNLKKDFHLARLELANNYYLLGEWEEALDELEILATKAKNDLLITNKIETLRLAIAGGVTEKEKIYFKTIEGDSIRGYRFRNPVDITFDEDGNFYVAGFDTSNVIKFNAQGTPISNWRGGITRKLERPVSLVYQNQKIYIADFARDEVLIFDLNGTYLATIGGPGKNPGQFRGPSSICFDPLGNLYVADSGNGRIQKFNANGQFVLEILGIGNSKLVNPSGITIENQKIYVVDKDKLKVFVFDGDGNTIETISKSEWKKPRNIRILDNQIFLTDELTGIWTYSMLNGDWRQLPKFRDKNGIYRVLYRPFATNMDSTGSLYFVDFGKHRIDIFSHKNNLLSNLDLKIESIDTSDFPNIHIYTRVKNRGGKELIGIDRLSFRIFENDNMTPLFSLANKNKINEKMNIAIVYENSESLKKGKTNLEDGLFPLFRSLHDTDHITLYRAGKDSQLILPDTVSLRDILAKIRDSQAEEKFNFGKASIAAIKKLSMETGPKILVYLVSKEAKEESFLQYQKSRIVSYAKAHSIPIYVLTTNSNPSQEESWSDLTGPSNGKYIFLDGEGDERDLYKLFRSHLDYRYILSYKTDTNPELINRYIKIGIGVDHRGVKGRDEGGYFVPEPR; this is encoded by the coding sequence ATGTCCCATTATAATGGGGGACAGAGGGGAAGTTTTTTGCGAAAGTTTGTATCCGTCATCTTTCTTTTGGTCTGCACCCAAATCTTTCCTCTAGACTTTCCCAATTTTTCCTTAGGGGAAGAGAATGCCAAGGAAGAATTCAAACGTGGCCTTACCTATAAAAATTTAAGAGAATATTCTGCTGCAAAAGAACGTTTCCAAAAAGCAGTCAATTTAAAAAAGGATTTTCATCTTGCCCGTTTAGAACTTGCGAATAACTACTATTTGTTAGGTGAATGGGAAGAAGCATTAGATGAATTAGAAATTTTAGCCACCAAAGCAAAAAATGACCTACTCATTACAAATAAAATTGAAACACTTCGATTAGCAATCGCAGGTGGTGTGACTGAAAAAGAGAAAATCTACTTTAAAACCATCGAAGGTGATTCCATTCGTGGTTATCGTTTTCGAAATCCAGTTGATATCACATTTGATGAAGATGGAAACTTTTATGTAGCTGGTTTTGATACATCCAATGTAATCAAATTTAATGCACAAGGAACTCCAATCTCTAACTGGAGAGGTGGTATCACTAGAAAACTGGAAAGACCCGTTTCACTCGTTTACCAAAACCAAAAAATCTATATAGCCGATTTTGCTAGGGATGAAGTTTTAATTTTTGATTTAAATGGAACTTATTTGGCAACCATTGGTGGACCAGGAAAAAATCCAGGCCAATTCCGAGGGCCTTCTTCCATTTGTTTTGATCCATTAGGAAATTTATATGTTGCTGATTCTGGAAATGGTCGTATCCAAAAATTTAATGCAAACGGACAATTTGTATTAGAAATCCTTGGGATTGGCAATTCCAAACTTGTGAATCCTTCTGGGATCACGATTGAGAATCAGAAAATTTATGTGGTCGATAAAGATAAATTGAAAGTTTTTGTGTTTGATGGTGATGGCAATACCATTGAAACCATTTCCAAATCAGAATGGAAAAAACCTCGAAATATTCGAATTTTAGATAACCAAATTTTCTTAACTGATGAATTAACTGGAATCTGGACCTATTCTATGTTAAACGGAGATTGGAGACAACTTCCCAAATTTAGAGATAAAAATGGTATTTATCGAGTTTTATATCGGCCATTTGCAACAAATATGGATTCCACAGGAAGTTTGTATTTCGTAGATTTTGGTAAACATAGAATTGATATTTTTTCCCATAAAAATAATTTACTATCAAATCTTGATTTAAAAATCGAATCAATCGATACTTCTGATTTTCCAAACATCCATATTTACACTCGAGTTAAAAATAGAGGCGGGAAGGAGTTGATAGGAATTGATAGATTAAGTTTTCGAATATTCGAAAATGATAATATGACTCCCCTCTTTTCTTTAGCTAACAAAAATAAAATTAATGAAAAAATGAACATCGCGATTGTTTATGAAAATAGCGAAAGTTTAAAAAAAGGAAAAACAAATTTAGAGGATGGTTTATTTCCTCTTTTCCGATCGTTACATGATACAGATCATATAACACTTTACCGAGCTGGAAAAGATAGCCAATTGATATTACCAGATACTGTTTCTCTTAGGGATATTCTTGCCAAAATTCGAGATAGCCAAGCTGAGGAAAAATTCAATTTTGGCAAAGCAAGTATTGCTGCCATTAAAAAACTATCAATGGAAACGGGACCAAAAATCCTTGTGTATTTGGTTTCGAAAGAAGCAAAAGAGGAAAGTTTTTTACAATACCAAAAATCTAGAATTGTATCCTATGCGAAGGCACATTCAATTCCCATTTATGTATTAACAACTAATTCGAACCCATCGCAAGAGGAGTCTTGGTCTGATTTAACAGGTCCAAGTAATGGAAAGTATATCTTTTTAGATGGTGAAGGGGACGAAAGAGATTTATACAAACTTTTCAGATCTCATTTAGACTACCGTTATATTCTTTCCTATAAAACAGATACCAATCCTGAACTCATCAATCGCTATATTAAAATTGGCATTGGTGTTGATCATAGAGGTGTAAAAGGAAGGGATGAAGGAGGTTATTTTGTTCCAGAACCTCGATAA
- a CDS encoding peptide chain release factor 3, translating to MSPDTIEKEVNRRKTFAIIAHPDAGKTTLTEKLLLYGGAIQLAGAVKAKKEGKSATSDWMAMEKERGISITSAALQFEYKGHILNLLDTPGHEDFSEDTYRTLMAADTAVMVLDAGKGVEPQTIKLFRVCRDRGIPIITFINKMDRPTKDLYALLDEIEKVLGIKAVPDVWPLGTGFDFKGVYDLRDTQLYLFDRTPGGKQKAGFRMAGPNDPSLDEQFDEEIVKAFREQIDLVENGIGQVDKNSFLLGNETPVYFGSAVNNFGIELFLNKFLELAPRPDHIPLRDGNYLDPVNAPFSAFVFKVQANMNKAHRDRIAFLRICSGVFERGLNVNHNRLDKPVKLSSSFAFFGQDRNTVDLAYPGDIIGLVNPGTYKIGDVLSTGNTPPLRPLPSFAPELFATISCKDTLQLKSFKKGLDQLAEEGILHLFTSRTIGGGVPIIGAMGKLQFEVFQRRLKDEYGADTSINILPYGISRWVKKEDRPKIPSNANLVEDLFGNMALLFDTEWDMNYFHKNNEGIELLDNPPLEN from the coding sequence ATGTCCCCTGATACCATCGAAAAAGAAGTCAATCGTCGGAAAACCTTCGCGATCATTGCTCACCCCGACGCGGGAAAAACTACCCTCACTGAGAAATTACTCCTCTACGGAGGTGCCATCCAACTCGCAGGGGCTGTGAAGGCGAAAAAAGAAGGGAAATCCGCCACTTCAGACTGGATGGCAATGGAAAAAGAAAGGGGAATCTCCATCACTTCCGCAGCCTTACAATTTGAATACAAGGGTCATATTCTCAATTTATTAGACACACCAGGCCATGAAGACTTTTCCGAGGATACCTACAGGACCCTAATGGCAGCCGATACCGCTGTTATGGTGTTAGATGCCGGAAAAGGGGTCGAACCACAAACCATCAAGTTATTCCGAGTTTGCCGTGACCGTGGCATTCCCATCATCACCTTCATCAACAAAATGGATAGACCCACAAAGGATTTATACGCTCTATTAGATGAAATCGAAAAGGTACTCGGCATCAAAGCAGTTCCAGATGTTTGGCCTCTTGGAACAGGTTTTGATTTTAAGGGAGTTTATGATTTGAGAGATACACAGTTGTATCTTTTTGATCGAACCCCAGGTGGTAAACAGAAGGCTGGTTTTCGGATGGCTGGACCCAATGATCCGAGCCTCGACGAACAGTTCGATGAGGAAATTGTAAAGGCTTTCCGTGAACAAATTGACCTTGTGGAAAATGGCATTGGCCAAGTGGACAAAAATTCTTTTTTACTTGGAAACGAAACTCCAGTGTATTTTGGATCCGCAGTGAACAATTTTGGGATTGAGTTATTCTTAAATAAATTTTTGGAATTAGCTCCACGACCTGACCACATTCCACTTCGTGATGGAAATTACTTAGATCCTGTGAATGCTCCTTTTAGTGCCTTTGTGTTCAAAGTGCAAGCAAACATGAATAAGGCGCATCGTGACCGAATTGCTTTTTTACGAATTTGTTCTGGTGTTTTTGAACGTGGATTAAACGTAAATCATAACCGTTTAGACAAACCAGTGAAATTGTCTTCAAGTTTCGCATTTTTTGGGCAAGACAGAAACACAGTTGATTTAGCCTATCCTGGTGACATCATTGGACTCGTAAATCCAGGAACCTATAAAATTGGTGATGTACTTTCGACAGGAAATACACCGCCTCTTAGACCTCTTCCTAGTTTTGCTCCAGAACTATTTGCAACCATATCCTGTAAAGATACCTTACAATTAAAGTCTTTCAAAAAGGGTTTGGACCAATTAGCAGAAGAAGGAATTTTACATCTATTCACATCACGAACGATAGGTGGTGGTGTTCCAATTATTGGAGCCATGGGGAAATTACAGTTCGAAGTGTTCCAAAGAAGATTGAAGGATGAATACGGTGCCGACACATCAATCAACATTCTCCCTTATGGAATTTCTCGTTGGGTAAAAAAAGAAGACCGACCTAAAATACCATCAAATGCAAATTTGGTAGAAGATTTATTTGGGAATATGGCTTTATTGTTTGATACAGAATGGGATATGAATTATTTCCATAAAAATAATGAAGGGATTGAGTTGTTAGACAATCCACCACTAGAAAATTAA
- a CDS encoding PP2C family protein-serine/threonine phosphatase, with amino-acid sequence METLLNRVQSFVSNFIYVIRSLSFFKLFLSLVLFILLPYALLIGRMIYVEYKEALDWNQRFQLIRIQLLAIDIENQIRNQIQNEFSNPTGDLIPIKGSSDLKLLCSNHLSSIQNHTTFQLISCSHSDTFNSYFLITDEKGKYLYPTVFIEEALLDSPFSDPNEGLFLLNQNGNFGISGFIEDNFLVSEEWKEKAKSSLQSNSNLPTLKEVEKDDLGFFLVGVPLYGLPIHLFVVSPINLVLQPIISSLKTNISTLVGILFFTFLFSIFISLREIESKQKLKLILNEYPHAAILYDSLGNVILENPFIEDKLKVSDVYIYQEPLVIWLKTEVSEFIREIKEQNDRTQELRKEELEVFISDGTTLLLEITYQIWFLEQNNQFASGALILIQNITKKRLEFEREMEYAKDLQKKYLPSRIHIFPKLDYEILYRPLIQVGGDYYDYINLGDNRYIFALGDVIGHGVKAAMMMTVLKVLFHQIAKTETDPKNILLKMNEGVSTHFPDPYAFVPFLFLLFDLNLNKVYYGNAGHPGMLHYCDGQFHCYEKLNPMFGMIPKLDPKILEFPILTGDRFYLFTDGLKDVENKNQEKLWEAELLKFFGQMTTNHMSFVKQELDFKIRSYSEGKELLDDITWIGIDII; translated from the coding sequence ATGGAGACTCTCCTCAATCGGGTACAGAGTTTCGTTTCGAATTTTATTTATGTCATCCGTTCATTATCCTTTTTTAAACTCTTTTTATCCTTAGTTTTGTTCATCTTACTTCCTTATGCTCTACTCATTGGTAGGATGATTTATGTGGAATACAAAGAAGCATTGGATTGGAACCAAAGGTTCCAATTAATTCGCATTCAACTCTTGGCGATCGACATAGAAAATCAAATTCGGAATCAAATTCAAAATGAATTTTCAAACCCGACAGGAGATTTAATCCCAATCAAAGGATCTTCGGATTTAAAACTGCTTTGTTCAAATCATTTATCCTCCATCCAAAACCATACTACCTTCCAGTTGATTTCTTGTTCTCATTCAGATACATTTAATTCTTATTTTTTAATCACAGATGAAAAGGGAAAATATCTATATCCTACTGTATTCATTGAAGAAGCATTACTCGATTCACCTTTTAGTGATCCGAATGAAGGATTATTTTTATTAAATCAAAATGGAAATTTTGGAATTTCAGGATTTATTGAAGATAATTTTTTAGTGTCTGAAGAGTGGAAAGAAAAAGCAAAATCTTCATTACAATCAAATTCCAATTTACCAACGTTAAAAGAAGTCGAAAAAGATGATTTAGGTTTTTTTCTGGTTGGTGTTCCTCTTTATGGACTTCCCATCCACCTATTCGTTGTCAGCCCCATTAATCTAGTATTACAACCAATTATCTCCTCTTTAAAGACCAATATCTCAACCTTGGTGGGAATATTATTCTTTACATTTCTTTTTTCCATTTTCATTTCTTTGAGAGAAATTGAATCCAAACAAAAACTAAAGTTGATCCTAAACGAATACCCACATGCGGCAATTCTTTACGACTCCTTAGGAAATGTAATCCTCGAAAACCCATTCATTGAGGATAAACTAAAAGTATCTGATGTGTATATTTACCAAGAACCTCTAGTAATTTGGTTAAAAACAGAAGTATCAGAATTTATAAGAGAAATCAAAGAACAAAATGATCGTACACAAGAATTACGAAAAGAGGAATTAGAGGTATTTATCAGTGATGGTACCACCTTACTTCTGGAAATCACCTACCAAATTTGGTTCTTAGAACAAAACAATCAATTCGCAAGTGGTGCATTGATACTAATACAAAATATTACAAAAAAAAGATTAGAATTTGAAAGAGAGATGGAATATGCAAAGGATTTGCAAAAAAAATACCTGCCATCTCGGATTCATATTTTCCCCAAATTAGATTATGAGATTCTTTATAGACCTCTTATCCAAGTTGGTGGTGATTATTATGATTATATAAATTTAGGGGACAATCGATATATTTTTGCTTTAGGAGATGTAATTGGACATGGAGTAAAGGCAGCCATGATGATGACAGTACTCAAAGTATTGTTCCATCAAATTGCAAAAACAGAAACAGATCCCAAAAATATTTTATTAAAAATGAATGAAGGTGTAAGCACTCATTTCCCTGACCCATACGCATTTGTTCCATTTTTGTTCTTACTTTTTGATTTGAATCTAAATAAAGTATATTATGGAAACGCAGGCCATCCAGGTATGCTCCACTATTGTGATGGTCAATTCCATTGTTATGAAAAATTAAACCCCATGTTCGGGATGATACCTAAACTCGATCCCAAAATATTGGAATTTCCCATCCTGACAGGGGATCGATTTTATTTATTCACTGATGGTTTAAAAGATGTGGAGAATAAAAATCAAGAAAAATTGTGGGAAGCGGAATTACTCAAATTCTTTGGACAAATGACAACAAACCACATGTCATTCGTCAAACAAGAATTAGATTTTAAAATTAGATCTTACTCGGAAGGAAAAGAATTATTAGATGATATCACTTGGATTGGAATTGATATCATCTAA
- a CDS encoding LBF_2017 N-terminal domain-containing protein yields MNFGFLWIKSTRIRILLFFLCFTCHFQLQAKQVQFSLVPDREDIIQYEIELWKTEELGEEIPFRVLANPGPISLFIPDGYEFFRIRAIAKRKVRGFWTEMYKVALFGKKPKPITKPIAKIPVKTDVLVPIPTKDGKPELFLTTNQITIVPTSVEKKIRIQYRINGGPWQTTTSPLLNFSKDGNYRLEYKVTNELGISDGMQVWEFKVDTKPPFTTISFLDPPFQKKGTTFMSSKNGLLLHSSDEGSGLSNIRYRTSCGDDQVSDYNVWLESSWMEILSGCDKNILLEISAVDRLGNEEVPKQIIIQTQKKAK; encoded by the coding sequence ATGAATTTCGGTTTTTTATGGATCAAATCCACTCGCATCCGTATCCTACTATTCTTTTTATGTTTCACATGCCACTTTCAATTACAGGCAAAACAGGTCCAATTCTCACTGGTTCCAGATCGCGAAGACATCATTCAATATGAAATAGAACTTTGGAAAACCGAGGAACTGGGTGAAGAAATTCCTTTTCGAGTATTGGCAAATCCAGGACCCATAAGTTTATTCATTCCAGATGGATATGAATTTTTCCGCATCAGAGCAATCGCCAAACGAAAAGTAAGAGGGTTTTGGACCGAGATGTACAAGGTGGCATTGTTTGGGAAAAAACCAAAACCTATTACCAAACCGATTGCAAAAATTCCAGTGAAAACGGATGTCCTTGTTCCCATCCCTACAAAGGACGGAAAACCTGAATTATTTCTCACAACCAATCAAATTACAATTGTTCCTACTTCTGTAGAGAAAAAGATTCGCATCCAATACAGAATCAATGGTGGCCCTTGGCAAACGACAACATCTCCCCTCTTAAATTTCTCAAAAGATGGCAATTACCGATTGGAATACAAAGTGACAAATGAACTTGGAATTTCCGATGGAATGCAAGTTTGGGAATTTAAAGTTGATACAAAACCACCTTTCACAACGATTTCTTTTTTAGATCCACCATTCCAAAAAAAGGGAACCACCTTTATGTCTTCGAAAAATGGATTATTACTCCATTCTTCTGATGAAGGATCTGGTCTTTCTAACATTCGTTACAGAACCTCTTGTGGTGATGACCAAGTTTCCGATTACAATGTATGGTTAGAGTCCTCTTGGATGGAAATCCTTTCTGGTTGTGATAAAAATATCCTCTTAGAAATCAGTGCTGTCGACCGATTAGGGAATGAAGAAGTCCCAAAACAAATTATCATTCAAACTCAAAAAAAGGCAAAGTAA